The region GGCGCACAAAGTCCGacatcaaattgcaggccgCACTCACCGCCAAACGGTGCACGTTCGTGATGATCACATCGAAATAGCTCGGAATCATGTAGCGCGGTATCTCTTTGACGGATTTCATGTTCACCTCCAACCATTTGGCCAGTGGAACCAACTTCTCGAACTTTAGCAAACGCTGCGAACAGTAATCTGTGGAATGGTCAAGAAACAGTTAGCTAATGTCACTGGAGCGCCAATCATTCTGTCGTGCTACCTACCGATAAGCCAGTTTCCATTACGCAGATTGTTCGCCAACGGATGGCCGAGATCGTTGTTGGGTCCAATATCCGACAGTATCGACATCACACCCTGCAATCCACAGTACACCAGCTCACCGTAACCATCGATAGAGtacggaccaccaccgttatCGCGCTCTTCCTCCGCACAACAGTACAACAGCTTGTTGAAGTCAAGCAGATCGAGTTTAGAGAGAATGTGCTGCAACTCGGCATACCGTGACCCACGGTCCTGGTGGAACTCATGCACCAGCGATTGCAGATTGTCGAAATGGGCCTTTACCGAGTCCTTCATTGCGACACGGACCGCCACCACGGAACCAGGCTTAAGATTGTTAAAGTGCAGCTGCGTCACGTTGCCCTTCACGACGGCCTCCTTGCCGAAAATGTCCGATTCCTCGAGCTTCAGGTTCCGCTTCAAATCCACCACGTACTCGCCGACACCATTGATGTAGTCTACGTTCTTCACGAAATCCGTCGGTGGATCGAACGTTTGGCCCGTTCGCTTGTAGATCTGTACCTCCAGGACGATCTCGCGGAATTCACCCTCGAACTCCAGTGGTCGGACACCTGTTGGACCGGCCCACGGATTCGGGATGCTGAAGGCCGTGTGTGCCACCAGAATGACCGTCTCATGGTTCGTGATCGAGTGGCGTGTTACGGCCACAATATCCGGATGCATCTGATCGACAAACACCTGATCGAAGCCACGTGTCGCTAGACCACCGTGCAGCACGTTCAACGCTTCCTTTACTGCTATCAATCCGGTCGTTTTGTCCACCTGTTTGCCCCACTCCTGATACTGGCGCTCTTCATCGACCACGTGGATCTAGAAtgggaacagagagagagcgagcgagcgagtaagaACTGAGCAGCTCCGATCCGCCGAGTGCACGTGCAACTTACGTGATGCGGCACGAACTCGTCGTAGCCACGGTTGCTGCCCGTTGCACAGCATGCCATCGACACGAGCGCGGCCGATGGGATAAGATCGAAGATCGAACGTTTCTCCACCGGCGACGGATTGTCGTGCGTAAGATCCATGAACAGGGCATGAGCGATGGTCGGTGCGAGGATGCGCTTGGGACAGGGGAAGAAGGCACCCACCGGTGCACCGCCATACCGATACACCAGCCGTCCCTGCTCGTGCGAATCCCACGCTGATAGTGCCTCTGGAAGACGGAACAaaaacatcaatcaaacacGATCCGAGCAGATGATTAATGGCtttgaatgcattttgcaAGCCCTGCGCTTAATGAGACTGGTGATAAGACACTTACCGCGTATCAGTGACGTAATGCCGAGACGGTTTACGAAGATGTTGTCCGTGTGGTCGGAGTTAGTGAACAGCTCGGCGGCAACGTACAGCTCAGGGTTGACCTTGCGCGCCGAGTCTAGCAGATACTCGGCCACATGCAGTGGCGTCGAGTGGCAATTGTCCAACCGTACACCATCAAAGATCCGGGCCGTCGTATCGACGTACTCTTGCATGTGCTTCCACAGGTACGGACTGTCTTCGGGTTTGTCCCCGTACCGCAGCTTAACACTGTCACCCCAGGCGATCAGCTCACGGCGGATATACACAttcccggtgcccggttgTGGACGTGCGAAATCGTTCAACGGATCACCGTTGATAACCCAACCGTTGTGAGCCATAAACAGCTTGCCCGGTCCACCGTACATCATCGTTTCGATGTCTTTCAGCGACTTGCCCTGGGCTCCGTAGTGCGTGAAGTACTTCATGAAGAGCGGATACTTGAGCGAAATGCCCTTCACACGTGGACCATCCGCTTGCACACGCTCGTACCGCGTTCCGGCCAGACAGTTCTCGATGGCGTAATCGAGATGCGCCTGGATCTCTTTGCGTACCTCTTCGTTCAGATACTGCAGCCGAGCACGGAATGCTTCCGCACATTTGCGCTTGCGACTGTCCTCATCGAAGCAATCCTGCCGGAACACGTTGTACAGACGCAGAGCACGCTCTAGATCTACTTCCGCTCCAAGCCGACGGAATTCCGGATCCGGCCGAAGCTTAATGTCACCCTCCGGGATGTCTTGAGCGGGAGATGGGCTTCGTTTGCTACATTCGTCGTTGAAGCGCTTCACGTACCGATCCACATCACACTGGTACAGCTCATACAGCTTCACCTGCGGCAGATAGTTTGAATTAATCTGCCAACGGATTGCTTGCAGGTGATCTTCCGATTCGACCACTTCCGGTACACCGACGTGCGCCAGCAAGCCATCCTTCACGTCATCACTGACACGCGCGAGGACAGCGTCCAGCAAAAACGCTGGCCGCAGATGCGGACATGTGAAGCAATTGTAGCTACACTCCGGGTACTCCCGTATCCAGATCGATTCGTTGGCCGTGTGATTGAGCACAATGTCGCAAATCGAGGCCACACTCCACTCTTCACGCATCTTCCGCACAACGACGGCTACATCGTCGTACGAGACCTCCTTGTTGCCGGCATTGTGGAAATCGGGATTGACCTTTAGCTGATTACGCAGTGAGTATGCCGATCGGGAGCCTCCGAGCTCCTGGATCGGAGTGAAATGGACCATGTT is a window of Anopheles aquasalis chromosome 2, idAnoAquaMG_Q_19, whole genome shotgun sequence DNA encoding:
- the LOC126578686 gene encoding glycogen debranching enzyme isoform X1; this encodes MSVPRRLSSAFTSLSVIEEVTELGAMADGVISIKLAIHDSNLGDGSLYRLKKNSLVHVHPGASLLGRRVALYCNYPADGKEFDRKAYRRLEWCSGTGAPLEPSADGSEYTSLKDIDYYCNVHFTQSGAYHFYALYEECPEAGPKAGIYVQIEPQLTVGKGDEATHLPLDAIRCQTVISKLLGPLGTWEAKLRVAKESGYNMVHFTPIQELGGSRSAYSLRNQLKVNPDFHNAGNKEVSYDDVAVVVRKMREEWSVASICDIVLNHTANESIWIREYPECSYNCFTCPHLRPAFLLDAVLARVSDDVKDGLLAHVGVPEVVESEDHLQAIRWQINSNYLPQVKLYELYQCDVDRYVKRFNDECSKRSPSPAQDIPEGDIKLRPDPEFRRLGAEVDLERALRLYNVFRQDCFDEDSRKRKCAEAFRARLQYLNEEVRKEIQAHLDYAIENCLAGTRYERVQADGPRVKGISLKYPLFMKYFTHYGAQGKSLKDIETMMYGGPGKLFMAHNGWVINGDPLNDFARPQPGTGNVYIRRELIAWGDSVKLRYGDKPEDSPYLWKHMQEYVDTTARIFDGVRLDNCHSTPLHVAEYLLDSARKVNPELYVAAELFTNSDHTDNIFVNRLGITSLIREALSAWDSHEQGRLVYRYGGAPVGAFFPCPKRILAPTIAHALFMDLTHDNPSPVEKRSIFDLIPSAALVSMACCATGSNRGYDEFVPHHIHVVDEERQYQEWGKQVDKTTGLIAVKEALNVLHGGLATRGFDQVFVDQMHPDIVAVTRHSITNHETVILVAHTAFSIPNPWAGPTGVRPLEFEGEFREIVLEVQIYKRTGQTFDPPTDFVKNVDYINGVGEYVVDLKRNLKLEESDIFGKEAVVKGNVTQLHFNNLKPGSVVAVRVAMKDSVKAHFDNLQSLVHEFHQDRGSRYAELQHILSKLDLLDFNKLLYCCAEEERDNGGGPYSIDGYGELVYCGLQGVMSILSDIGPNNDLGHPLANNLRNGNWLIDYCSQRLLKFEKLVPLAKWLEVNMKSVKEIPRYMIPSYFDVIITNVHRLAVSAACNLMSDFVRHGSNFGRRLALGSVQCVSVCPSAHLPKLSPNVQDPKPPSHCATMAAGLPHFATGYMRCWGRDTFIAIRGLMLLTGRYDETRYMILGFGGCLRHGLIPNLLDGGQNARFNCRDAVWWWLYTIKLYVEEAPNGKNILKDKVSRLYPTDDSEAKNPGECDQMLYETIQEALTIHFQGLSYRERNAGTRIDAHMKDKGFNNRIGINPDTGFVFGGNNANCGTWMDKMGSSDKAGNRGVPSTPRDGSAVELVGLQMAGLRFMQQMAEHKTIPVTSVERTSYNGTKTVWTYKDWANRIAANFDKEFYVDESTESSYANKRGIYKDTVGSEIPWTDFQLRCNFPIALVAAPELADPKRAWRALENAKKYLLGPLGMKTLDYEDWGYRGNYDNSTDNDDKTVAHGANYHNGPEWVWPIGFYLRARLIFAKANGLLKETVAETWKILQTHLNEMQRCHWRGLAELTNENGAFCKDSCRTQAWSMGCVLEVVHDLEKYEKEL
- the LOC126578686 gene encoding glycogen debranching enzyme isoform X2; this encodes MADGVISIKLAIHDSNLGDGSLYRLKKNSLVHVHPGASLLGRRVALYCNYPADGKEFDRKAYRRLEWCSGTGAPLEPSADGSEYTSLKDIDYYCNVHFTQSGAYHFYALYEECPEAGPKAGIYVQIEPQLTVGKGDEATHLPLDAIRCQTVISKLLGPLGTWEAKLRVAKESGYNMVHFTPIQELGGSRSAYSLRNQLKVNPDFHNAGNKEVSYDDVAVVVRKMREEWSVASICDIVLNHTANESIWIREYPECSYNCFTCPHLRPAFLLDAVLARVSDDVKDGLLAHVGVPEVVESEDHLQAIRWQINSNYLPQVKLYELYQCDVDRYVKRFNDECSKRSPSPAQDIPEGDIKLRPDPEFRRLGAEVDLERALRLYNVFRQDCFDEDSRKRKCAEAFRARLQYLNEEVRKEIQAHLDYAIENCLAGTRYERVQADGPRVKGISLKYPLFMKYFTHYGAQGKSLKDIETMMYGGPGKLFMAHNGWVINGDPLNDFARPQPGTGNVYIRRELIAWGDSVKLRYGDKPEDSPYLWKHMQEYVDTTARIFDGVRLDNCHSTPLHVAEYLLDSARKVNPELYVAAELFTNSDHTDNIFVNRLGITSLIREALSAWDSHEQGRLVYRYGGAPVGAFFPCPKRILAPTIAHALFMDLTHDNPSPVEKRSIFDLIPSAALVSMACCATGSNRGYDEFVPHHIHVVDEERQYQEWGKQVDKTTGLIAVKEALNVLHGGLATRGFDQVFVDQMHPDIVAVTRHSITNHETVILVAHTAFSIPNPWAGPTGVRPLEFEGEFREIVLEVQIYKRTGQTFDPPTDFVKNVDYINGVGEYVVDLKRNLKLEESDIFGKEAVVKGNVTQLHFNNLKPGSVVAVRVAMKDSVKAHFDNLQSLVHEFHQDRGSRYAELQHILSKLDLLDFNKLLYCCAEEERDNGGGPYSIDGYGELVYCGLQGVMSILSDIGPNNDLGHPLANNLRNGNWLIDYCSQRLLKFEKLVPLAKWLEVNMKSVKEIPRYMIPSYFDVIITNVHRLAVSAACNLMSDFVRHGSNFGRRLALGSVQCVSVCPSAHLPKLSPNVQDPKPPSHCATMAAGLPHFATGYMRCWGRDTFIAIRGLMLLTGRYDETRYMILGFGGCLRHGLIPNLLDGGQNARFNCRDAVWWWLYTIKLYVEEAPNGKNILKDKVSRLYPTDDSEAKNPGECDQMLYETIQEALTIHFQGLSYRERNAGTRIDAHMKDKGFNNRIGINPDTGFVFGGNNANCGTWMDKMGSSDKAGNRGVPSTPRDGSAVELVGLQMAGLRFMQQMAEHKTIPVTSVERTSYNGTKTVWTYKDWANRIAANFDKEFYVDESTESSYANKRGIYKDTVGSEIPWTDFQLRCNFPIALVAAPELADPKRAWRALENAKKYLLGPLGMKTLDYEDWGYRGNYDNSTDNDDKTVAHGANYHNGPEWVWPIGFYLRARLIFAKANGLLKETVAETWKILQTHLNEMQRCHWRGLAELTNENGAFCKDSCRTQAWSMGCVLEVVHDLEKYEKEL